In Thermodesulfovibrio aggregans, the following proteins share a genomic window:
- the actP gene encoding cation/acetate symporter ActP, translating to MQTVLGQPTLTGIFFFLLFVAATLYITYWAAKRTRTTAEFYAAGRSITGLQNGLALAGDYMSAASFLGIAGLVSLKGYDGLIYAVGWLVGWPIVMFLIAEPLRNLGKYTFADVVAYRLKQRPIRTAAATGALITVLFYLIAQMVGAGSLIKLMFGLPYEVAIIIVGCLMIAYVLFGGMLATTWVQIIKACLLLGGATILVFLTLYKFGFNYIELFSSVTSKYGDKFVQPGGLIKNPIDAISLGLALMFGTAGLPHILMRFYTVPDAKEARKSVFYATGFIGYFYILTFTIGFGAAALVGHEIISKIDKGGNMAAPLLAEALGGEIFLGFLAAVAFATILAVVAGLTLAGASAVSHDIYVGVVKRGKADEKQEVKAAKISTLCLGLLAIILGIVFKGQNVAFMVGLAFAVAASANFPALFMSIFWKKFTTQGALASIYTGLILSVVLIILSPTVWVDIFKNPQAIFPLKNPGIISFFGSFIAGIVTSLLTREKEAEEKFESEKIRSYVGIGAE from the coding sequence ATGCAAACAGTTTTAGGACAACCAACATTAACAGGTATATTTTTCTTTCTACTTTTTGTGGCAGCAACACTTTATATAACATATTGGGCAGCTAAAAGAACTAGAACAACAGCAGAGTTTTATGCAGCTGGAAGAAGTATAACAGGACTGCAGAATGGACTTGCCCTTGCAGGAGACTATATGTCTGCAGCAAGCTTTTTAGGAATTGCCGGTCTGGTGTCACTTAAAGGTTATGATGGACTAATTTACGCAGTTGGATGGCTTGTTGGATGGCCTATAGTTATGTTTTTAATTGCAGAGCCATTAAGAAATCTTGGTAAATATACCTTTGCAGATGTTGTTGCATACAGACTAAAGCAAAGACCAATCAGAACAGCTGCAGCAACAGGCGCTTTAATTACTGTTTTGTTTTATCTTATTGCTCAGATGGTTGGTGCAGGCTCGTTAATAAAACTTATGTTCGGACTTCCCTATGAAGTAGCAATAATTATAGTAGGATGCCTTATGATAGCCTATGTTCTATTCGGCGGAATGCTTGCAACAACATGGGTTCAAATTATAAAAGCCTGTCTTCTTCTTGGTGGTGCAACAATTTTAGTTTTTCTTACACTTTATAAATTTGGCTTTAATTATATTGAACTTTTTTCAAGTGTTACCTCAAAGTATGGTGACAAATTTGTTCAGCCAGGTGGTTTAATAAAGAATCCTATTGATGCAATCTCCTTAGGACTTGCCTTAATGTTTGGAACTGCGGGACTACCTCATATACTTATGAGATTTTATACTGTGCCCGATGCAAAAGAAGCAAGAAAATCTGTATTTTATGCAACAGGCTTTATAGGATATTTTTATATACTTACATTTACAATTGGATTTGGTGCTGCAGCTCTTGTAGGTCATGAGATAATAAGTAAAATTGACAAGGGTGGTAATATGGCAGCACCTCTGCTTGCTGAAGCCCTTGGTGGTGAGATATTTTTAGGATTTTTAGCAGCGGTTGCCTTTGCAACCATCTTAGCAGTTGTTGCAGGATTAACTTTAGCTGGTGCATCTGCTGTTTCACACGATATTTATGTGGGAGTTGTTAAAAGAGGAAAGGCAGATGAAAAGCAAGAGGTAAAAGCAGCTAAAATATCTACTCTTTGTCTTGGATTACTTGCAATAATTCTTGGAATCGTATTTAAGGGGCAAAATGTTGCATTTATGGTTGGTTTAGCCTTTGCAGTTGCTGCATCAGCCAATTTTCCTGCTCTTTTTATGTCCATATTCTGGAAAAAATTTACTACACAGGGAGCATTGGCGAGCATATATACAGGACTTATTTTAAGCGTTGTTTTAATAATTTTAAGTCCTACTGTGTGGGTTGATATATTTAAGAATCCTCAAGCCATATTCCCTTTGAAAAATCCCGGAATAATCTCATTTTTTGGTTCTTTTATAGCAGGGATTGTAACTTCATTGCTTACAAGAGAAAAGGAAGCAGAAGAAAAGTTTGAATCTGAAAAAATAAGATCCTATGTTGGTATTGGTGCTGAATAA
- a CDS encoding DUF485 domain-containing protein has translation MKEKILNSEEFKRLVKSKNSISLILTVLELFIYFGFILLIAYNKEFLGQKIFGPVTVGIPLGIGVIVLSWVFTGIYVAWSNKVYDEKVSQIREKIGGE, from the coding sequence ATGAAAGAAAAAATTTTAAATTCAGAAGAATTCAAGAGACTTGTAAAAAGTAAGAATTCTATTTCTCTTATTCTAACAGTATTAGAATTGTTTATCTATTTTGGTTTTATTTTACTAATCGCCTATAACAAAGAATTTCTAGGGCAGAAAATTTTCGGTCCTGTAACTGTAGGCATACCCCTCGGCATAGGCGTAATTGTTTTAAGCTGGGTTTTTACTGGAATTTATGTAGCATGGTCAAACAAAGTTTACGATGAAAAGGTTTCGCAAATTAGAGAAAAAATAGGAGGAGAGTGA
- a CDS encoding 3'-5' exonuclease: MIKLFRKRIEKKVILEQPISETDFVIVDTELTGLNEFKDNIIAIGAIKMRGKTIKIGEVFYRTVSPSTNKFRKESIMIHEITPSELEKCPRIEPILREFMRFSKNCIFVGHCLDVDLVFLKKEIRSNLRETFDPDGLDTLLIYKWLIKKGVLPSHFENKNSLEDIALSLGVEARELHDALSDAFITAQIFQKLLSYLGEFKIFTVGELLKIGSIHTKSLTDMMKKEAYQL; encoded by the coding sequence ATGATTAAATTGTTCAGAAAAAGAATTGAAAAAAAAGTGATTTTAGAACAGCCAATCAGTGAGACAGATTTTGTTATAGTTGACACAGAGCTTACAGGATTAAATGAATTTAAAGACAATATCATAGCTATTGGTGCAATAAAAATGAGAGGTAAAACTATAAAAATAGGAGAAGTCTTTTACAGAACAGTGAGCCCATCAACAAATAAGTTTAGAAAAGAAAGTATCATGATTCATGAGATAACACCCTCTGAACTTGAAAAATGTCCAAGGATAGAACCAATTCTCAGGGAATTTATGAGATTTTCTAAGAATTGCATTTTTGTAGGACATTGCCTTGACGTAGACTTAGTTTTTCTAAAGAAGGAAATTAGAAGTAATCTGAGAGAAACTTTTGATCCAGATGGTTTAGATACTCTACTAATCTACAAATGGCTTATCAAAAAGGGAGTTTTACCATCTCATTTTGAAAATAAAAATTCTCTTGAAGATATTGCTTTATCACTGGGAGTTGAGGCAAGAGAACTACACGATGCTCTTTCAGATGCCTTTATTACAGCGCAGATATTTCAAAAATTACTCTCCTATCTTGGAGAGTTTAAAATATTCACCGTCGGTGAACTATTAAAAATAGGCTCAATTCATACAAAAAGCCTAACAGACATGATGAAAAAAGAAGCCTATCAACTTTAA
- a CDS encoding DUF294 nucleotidyltransferase-like domain-containing protein produces MLKIGTPLAYLDNMVKIIEDVIDFLKSVPPFEFLSEEVINSVTVKTSMEYYPKGTHILLQDGPPSEFLYVIKKGGVKVYRRVENEDIVIDYRSEGDSFGFISLMSGDKSRANVVAIDDTICYLVPKETVLNLIDRYSEVRDFFLKSFMNIYLDKRYREEQSKKAITYTVDKVLFTTTVEEIATKDLISVPENTSIKDAAKIMCENSISSLIVMDEQGIPVGIITDKDLRRKVVASARNVDEPVKNIMSYPIIKIDAKDFCFEAVVRMLKYNIHHLLVIKNGKINGIITNHDIMMLQGFSPVTIVRDLEIQQSVEGLMNASKQVNAVVGNLISQGAKASNITRIITEINDRIVRKIIQFAEREFGPPPVPYCWIALGSEGRKEQTFKTDQDNALIYADPNPAEQEAVQKYFFEFTGYIKENLLKCGFPPCPGDIMASNPRWCQPLKVWKKYFSQWIYTPRGENINLSNIFFDFRGIYGDLSLEENLRDYLLNIVKDQRVFLGYLANLAVRNRPPLGFLKTFVVEKSGEHKDKLNLKIKGIAPIVDIIRLFSLEKGVRETSTLERIEALKSKHTVVRDFADEIIYAFEFLMLLRIRHQYEKVLQNKMPDNFIDPESLSNLEKKLLKDTFQLISKLQDILIERYKLMII; encoded by the coding sequence ATGTTAAAAATTGGCACACCTCTTGCATATTTAGATAATATGGTGAAAATAATTGAAGATGTAATTGATTTCCTTAAATCAGTACCTCCCTTTGAATTCTTAAGTGAAGAAGTTATCAATTCTGTAACAGTTAAAACATCTATGGAGTATTACCCAAAAGGCACTCATATTCTTCTTCAAGATGGTCCGCCAAGTGAGTTTCTTTATGTAATTAAAAAAGGTGGAGTCAAAGTTTACAGAAGAGTTGAAAATGAAGATATAGTTATCGATTACAGAAGCGAAGGTGATAGCTTTGGCTTTATTTCTCTTATGAGTGGAGATAAATCAAGAGCAAATGTAGTAGCCATTGATGATACGATTTGTTATCTCGTACCAAAGGAAACTGTTTTAAACCTTATTGATAGATATTCTGAAGTAAGAGACTTTTTCTTAAAGTCTTTTATGAATATTTATCTTGACAAAAGATACAGAGAGGAACAATCAAAAAAAGCTATTACCTATACAGTAGATAAAGTTCTTTTTACAACAACTGTAGAGGAAATTGCTACGAAAGATTTAATTTCTGTTCCTGAAAATACATCCATAAAGGATGCTGCTAAAATAATGTGTGAAAATTCAATAAGTTCACTTATAGTGATGGACGAACAGGGAATTCCAGTTGGAATAATTACAGACAAAGACCTGCGTAGAAAAGTTGTAGCATCCGCAAGAAATGTAGATGAACCTGTTAAAAACATAATGAGTTATCCAATCATTAAGATTGACGCAAAAGATTTCTGTTTTGAAGCTGTAGTTAGAATGCTTAAATATAACATTCATCATCTTTTAGTAATTAAAAACGGTAAAATTAACGGAATTATTACAAATCATGACATAATGATGCTACAAGGATTTTCTCCTGTAACCATTGTAAGAGATCTGGAGATACAACAATCAGTTGAAGGATTAATGAATGCATCAAAACAGGTAAACGCTGTTGTAGGCAATCTAATCTCTCAAGGTGCCAAAGCAAGCAACATAACAAGAATCATAACGGAGATAAATGACAGAATAGTAAGGAAAATTATTCAGTTTGCTGAAAGAGAATTTGGTCCCCCACCAGTTCCATACTGCTGGATTGCACTTGGCTCAGAGGGAAGAAAAGAGCAGACTTTTAAAACTGATCAGGACAACGCCCTTATCTATGCCGATCCTAATCCAGCAGAGCAGGAGGCTGTTCAGAAATACTTTTTTGAGTTTACAGGTTACATAAAAGAAAACTTACTTAAATGTGGATTCCCTCCTTGCCCTGGTGATATTATGGCAAGTAATCCAAGATGGTGCCAGCCTCTTAAAGTCTGGAAAAAATATTTTTCCCAATGGATTTATACTCCCAGAGGTGAAAACATAAATCTTTCAAATATATTTTTTGATTTCCGCGGAATTTATGGAGACCTCTCCCTTGAAGAAAATCTTAGAGACTATCTTTTAAACATAGTTAAAGATCAGAGAGTATTTCTTGGATATTTAGCAAATCTTGCAGTTCGCAACAGACCTCCACTTGGTTTCTTAAAAACCTTTGTTGTTGAGAAAAGCGGTGAACATAAAGACAAACTTAATCTAAAAATCAAAGGGATTGCACCTATCGTTGACATAATAAGACTTTTCAGTCTTGAAAAAGGAGTAAGAGAGACATCAACATTAGAGAGAATTGAAGCCTTAAAAAGTAAACACACTGTCGTCAGAGATTTTGCCGATGAAATAATTTATGCATTTGAATTTCTTATGCTTCTTAGAATTCGTCATCAATATGAGAAGGTTTTACAGAATAAAATGCCTGATAACTTTATTGATCCTGAATCGTTAAGTAATCTTGAAAAAAAGCTTCTTAAAGATACATTCCAGCTTATATCAAAACTTCAGGATATTCTTATTGAGAGATACAAACTGATGATTATATAG
- a CDS encoding putative nucleotidyltransferase substrate binding domain-containing protein produces MEGLEIIRQIYPFNTLPSEEIEDIVSKAELKVYKKNEILFKEGSEPLKFLYIILEGEVFLEKNSQLIAHLKGGDIFGYVSLVSEMPPVSTAIIVEENTKILQIEKEKFLDLLTKYQSFSRYFTKELAKRIHRTPRLRSSFQIERLLDVRIKDIKIKEPILIRGDANITDTAKTMAENDSTFCLVQRDGDIGIITERDIIKKVLAKEINPSEIKAQDVATFPVIAMDASEPLFNAMLTMAKHKIRKLVIKNAGAIWGILDDRVVISHESKNIVFLIKEIERAKTIEELSYFYSLVNESVVEGVMSGLDPEYVGKYIAELNDHFMSRVAQLVEEELGKPSFRYAIIVIGSEGRREQSLKTDQDNALVFEGNKESKDYFEKFSEKYIKYLLDIGFPPCQGNVMLNNAYWRRTKEEWFKEISRWMENPKPENVLNISIFFDFRNVYGDEELIDELWHYIFTKIKTSKHFLPFLASEAIKFRVPIGFLGNFKTEKEGKHKGEIDIKKYGIFPITQGIRVLSLHNEIRNTNTFERIRKLKEMSIFTSDFARDMEEGYRFLMALRLREQAKEIRNGVLPDNYINPKELARTEKEILKNIFRKIEEFQKLLFDKYNLRYFS; encoded by the coding sequence ATGGAAGGCTTAGAGATAATAAGACAGATATATCCCTTTAATACCCTCCCATCAGAGGAGATTGAAGACATAGTATCAAAGGCTGAATTGAAAGTTTATAAGAAGAATGAAATTCTCTTCAAAGAAGGGAGTGAACCCCTTAAGTTTCTGTATATAATTCTTGAAGGTGAGGTTTTTCTTGAAAAAAATTCCCAGCTCATAGCCCATCTTAAAGGTGGAGACATCTTCGGATATGTATCTTTAGTTAGTGAAATGCCTCCTGTGTCAACAGCCATTATTGTTGAAGAGAATACAAAAATTCTTCAGATAGAAAAGGAAAAATTTCTTGATTTACTGACAAAATATCAAAGTTTTTCCAGATACTTCACAAAAGAGCTTGCCAAAAGAATACACAGGACTCCAAGGCTAAGAAGTTCGTTCCAGATTGAGAGGCTTCTTGATGTTAGAATAAAGGATATTAAAATCAAAGAACCGATACTGATAAGGGGTGATGCAAACATAACAGATACAGCAAAAACTATGGCTGAAAATGACTCAACCTTCTGTCTCGTTCAAAGAGATGGAGATATTGGCATCATTACTGAGAGAGATATTATAAAAAAAGTTCTTGCAAAGGAAATAAATCCCTCAGAGATAAAAGCTCAGGATGTGGCGACTTTTCCTGTAATTGCTATGGATGCTTCTGAACCACTTTTTAATGCTATGTTAACCATGGCAAAACACAAGATAAGAAAATTAGTTATTAAAAATGCTGGAGCAATATGGGGAATTCTTGATGACAGAGTGGTAATATCCCATGAAAGTAAGAACATAGTTTTTCTTATTAAGGAAATAGAAAGAGCTAAGACTATAGAAGAACTCTCTTATTTTTATTCACTTGTCAACGAAAGTGTAGTTGAAGGTGTAATGTCTGGATTGGACCCTGAATATGTAGGTAAATACATTGCCGAATTAAACGATCATTTCATGTCAAGAGTAGCTCAACTTGTTGAAGAAGAATTAGGAAAGCCTTCTTTTAGATATGCCATTATAGTAATAGGTTCAGAAGGAAGAAGAGAACAGAGCCTTAAAACAGATCAGGATAATGCTCTTGTCTTTGAAGGAAATAAAGAAAGTAAAGATTATTTCGAAAAATTCTCAGAGAAATATATAAAGTATCTTCTTGACATTGGATTTCCACCCTGTCAGGGAAATGTTATGTTAAACAACGCTTACTGGAGAAGAACCAAAGAAGAGTGGTTTAAAGAAATATCAAGATGGATGGAAAATCCAAAGCCTGAGAATGTTTTAAACATAAGCATATTTTTTGATTTTAGAAATGTTTACGGCGACGAAGAGCTGATTGATGAACTCTGGCATTACATCTTCACAAAAATTAAAACATCAAAACATTTCCTGCCTTTTCTTGCCTCAGAAGCTATAAAATTCAGAGTTCCCATTGGTTTTTTAGGGAACTTTAAAACAGAAAAAGAAGGAAAACATAAAGGAGAAATTGACATAAAAAAATATGGCATTTTCCCGATAACACAGGGTATAAGAGTCCTTTCTCTTCATAATGAAATAAGAAATACAAATACCTTTGAAAGAATCAGGAAGTTGAAAGAGATGTCTATTTTTACATCTGATTTTGCCAGAGACATGGAAGAAGGATACAGGTTTTTAATGGCTTTGAGGCTTAGAGAACAGGCAAAGGAAATTAGGAATGGCGTACTACCCGACAATTACATTAATCCAAAGGAATTAGCCAGAACAGAAAAAGAGATTCTTAAGAATATTTTTAGAAAAATAGAGGAATTCCAGAAACTTCTTTTTGACAAATACAACCTCAGATATTTTTCTTAA
- a CDS encoding YggT family protein, protein MTFKIFINYTLSFIMWLVIGRAILSLFTKDPGNPVYGIFLKATEPIYKVTRKIFPKGTTIFIIIFIVIVRILVVKYL, encoded by the coding sequence ATGACATTCAAAATTTTTATTAATTATACCCTTTCATTCATAATGTGGCTCGTCATTGGACGAGCCATCCTCTCCTTATTTACAAAGGATCCAGGAAATCCCGTATATGGAATTTTTCTGAAGGCAACTGAACCGATTTATAAAGTGACAAGAAAGATATTTCCCAAAGGAACAACAATTTTTATTATAATCTTTATAGTTATTGTCCGTATCTTGGTAGTAAAATACCTTTAA
- a CDS encoding sodium:solute symporter family protein codes for MAREAMDAWTKKLRQIYGVYTGVFVLFVIALWIAEGMGLPPKYIGYAFLFGTIGVYAAIGILSRTSVVAEYYVAGRKVPAVFNGMATASDWMSAASFIGMAGALYLRGYDGLAFIMGWTGGYVLLAVMVAPYIRKFGQFTIPDFLEARYGGKLPRMIGILSAIIVSFAYLIAQITGVGIITSRFVGIPFEAGVFLGLTGILVCSFLGGMRAVTWTQVAQYIILIVAYMIPVVAISYKQTGIPIPQLMYGQALQVIETKQKELVNDAKEIEVRQEWKKKANEIAAKIKGLPDTWQKERAELEEKLRNTPADSPDRAKVEKALKDYPKTSEEAKEKWTAAMKQAEAMSKPPKSYVAPPTDTKGIVNFLALTFCLMVGTAGLPHVLMRFYTTPTVREARSSAAWALFFIFLLYFTAPAYAAFARSEILTNVVGQAFSALPAWVAKWASVGLISIKDMNGDGIIQFSEIIIQADAVVLATPEIAGLPYVVAGLIAAGGLAAALSTADGLLITISNAISHDLYYKIINPNISPSTRVKIGKALLIVVAAIGAYVASFKLAIIVELVAWAFSLAAATFFPAVVLGIWDKRMNKAGAVSGTIVGLLVTAYYIIGSRFYGVNWFGINTIAAGIFGLPANLIVALVISRLTAAPSQELQEFVDNIRYPKGAIRGGLEE; via the coding sequence ATGGCAAGAGAGGCAATGGATGCATGGACTAAGAAACTTAGGCAGATTTATGGAGTCTATACGGGAGTATTTGTTCTCTTTGTAATAGCTCTCTGGATTGCTGAAGGAATGGGACTTCCCCCAAAGTACATCGGATATGCTTTTTTATTTGGAACAATTGGTGTTTATGCTGCAATCGGAATCCTCTCAAGAACTTCAGTGGTTGCCGAATATTATGTAGCTGGAAGAAAAGTTCCTGCAGTTTTCAATGGGATGGCAACTGCCTCAGACTGGATGAGTGCTGCATCATTCATTGGTATGGCAGGAGCTCTATATCTTCGGGGATATGATGGTTTAGCCTTTATCATGGGATGGACAGGTGGTTATGTTCTTCTTGCTGTTATGGTTGCACCATACATAAGAAAATTTGGACAATTTACCATTCCCGATTTTCTTGAGGCAAGATATGGTGGTAAACTGCCAAGAATGATAGGTATATTATCTGCTATCATCGTTTCCTTTGCCTATCTGATTGCTCAGATCACAGGCGTAGGCATTATTACAAGCAGATTTGTTGGAATTCCCTTTGAAGCAGGCGTTTTTCTTGGACTTACAGGAATACTTGTGTGTTCCTTTCTTGGTGGCATGAGGGCGGTTACATGGACTCAGGTGGCCCAATACATAATACTCATAGTTGCCTACATGATACCGGTAGTTGCAATTTCCTATAAACAGACAGGTATTCCAATTCCTCAACTAATGTATGGACAGGCTTTGCAGGTCATAGAGACAAAACAGAAAGAGCTTGTAAATGACGCTAAAGAAATTGAAGTCAGGCAGGAGTGGAAAAAGAAAGCCAATGAAATTGCTGCAAAGATAAAAGGACTTCCTGATACATGGCAAAAAGAAAGGGCTGAACTTGAAGAAAAGCTCAGGAATACTCCAGCCGATTCGCCTGATAGAGCAAAGGTTGAAAAAGCTTTGAAGGATTATCCGAAAACATCAGAGGAGGCTAAAGAAAAATGGACCGCCGCAATGAAGCAAGCAGAGGCTATGTCAAAGCCTCCAAAATCCTATGTGGCGCCACCTACTGATACAAAGGGAATAGTTAACTTTCTTGCCCTTACATTTTGCCTGATGGTAGGAACTGCTGGACTGCCCCATGTTCTTATGAGATTTTATACAACCCCTACAGTTCGTGAGGCACGAAGTTCTGCTGCTTGGGCTTTGTTTTTCATATTTCTGCTCTATTTCACTGCTCCTGCTTATGCTGCCTTTGCAAGAAGTGAGATACTAACTAATGTAGTTGGTCAGGCTTTTTCAGCATTACCTGCTTGGGTTGCCAAATGGGCTTCTGTAGGTTTAATCTCAATAAAGGATATGAATGGTGACGGAATAATTCAGTTTTCTGAGATCATAATACAGGCTGATGCTGTTGTCCTTGCCACACCAGAAATAGCAGGACTTCCATATGTGGTAGCAGGGCTTATTGCAGCAGGTGGTCTTGCAGCTGCTCTCTCTACAGCTGACGGACTCCTTATTACAATCTCAAATGCCATATCTCATGATCTTTACTACAAGATAATCAATCCAAATATATCGCCATCAACAAGAGTTAAAATCGGTAAAGCTCTTTTAATAGTAGTTGCTGCAATCGGTGCCTATGTGGCAAGTTTCAAACTTGCAATTATTGTTGAACTTGTAGCATGGGCTTTCTCACTTGCTGCTGCAACCTTTTTCCCGGCAGTGGTTCTAGGTATCTGGGATAAGAGAATGAATAAGGCAGGTGCTGTATCTGGAACGATTGTTGGACTTTTAGTTACTGCATACTACATAATTGGAAGCAGATTTTATGGTGTTAACTGGTTTGGTATAAATACGATTGCTGCAGGGATATTCGGACTTCCTGCAAATCTGATTGTTGCTTTAGTTATATCAAGGCTAACAGCCGCACCTTCTCAGGAATTGCAGGAGTTTGTTGACAATATCAGATACCCAAAAGGTGCTATCAGAGGTGGATTAGAAGAATGA
- a CDS encoding DUF4212 domain-containing protein, whose amino-acid sequence MVTKDVLDAYWRENKTLMYLILLVWFTVSYVAAVFASSLNNITILGFPLGYYMGAQGSITVFVILNLIYSKKMNDLDKKYGLEEE is encoded by the coding sequence ATGGTAACAAAGGATGTATTGGATGCCTATTGGAGAGAAAACAAAACGCTCATGTATCTGATTCTTCTCGTATGGTTTACTGTCTCGTATGTGGCAGCTGTCTTTGCATCTTCCCTTAATAACATCACAATACTTGGATTTCCCCTTGGTTACTATATGGGTGCACAGGGTTCGATTACAGTATTTGTTATTTTGAATCTAATTTACTCAAAAAAGATGAATGATTTAGACAAAAAATATGGATTAGAGGAGGAATAA
- a CDS encoding 3'-5' exonuclease: MESKILHQKEFVVVDTELTGLNEKEDSIISIGAILMRERSILVGDIFYRILNPQSKLKGESVLIHELTSTELEKCPDTKPILREFLDFVKNRPVVGHFIEIDLNFLKRQIKKSLNIKFEPEAIDTYIIFKWLIERGLISEKFKGAKSLSEIAEAFNIKVDSLHDSLSDAFITAQIFQREIALIQKIQLSWFDFIKKIGKPHVSGYMFGQYEKNYQF; the protein is encoded by the coding sequence GTGGAATCTAAAATTCTTCATCAGAAGGAGTTTGTTGTAGTTGATACTGAACTAACAGGATTGAATGAAAAGGAAGATAGCATTATATCCATTGGAGCAATACTTATGAGAGAGAGAAGCATTCTTGTTGGAGACATTTTCTATAGAATTCTAAATCCTCAGAGCAAATTAAAGGGAGAGTCCGTCTTAATCCACGAGTTGACATCAACCGAGCTTGAAAAATGTCCCGATACAAAACCAATTCTCAGGGAATTTCTAGATTTTGTTAAAAACAGACCGGTTGTGGGACATTTTATTGAGATTGATCTGAATTTTTTAAAGAGACAGATAAAAAAATCATTGAATATAAAGTTCGAGCCCGAGGCAATCGATACATATATAATTTTCAAATGGCTTATTGAAAGAGGATTAATCTCTGAAAAATTCAAAGGTGCGAAATCACTATCTGAGATTGCAGAGGCTTTTAATATAAAAGTAGATTCGCTTCATGATTCTCTCTCAGATGCCTTCATAACAGCTCAGATTTTTCAGAGAGAAATAGCCTTGATTCAAAAAATTCAACTTTCCTGGTTTGACTTTATCAAAAAAATAGGGAAACCTCATGTATCCGGATACATGTTTGGTCAATACGAAAAAAACTATCAATTCTGA